The window TGAAAAAGCAAACGTTTTTAGTCCTAATAACAATAAAATAAGTAGCCAAATCGTAAAACGCCGAGGGAAATGTTTCGAACGAGAAAACATCAACTGAAGCACATGAACACTAAATAGGGTCATCGCAATCGAGATTGCAAATGATAGATACCAAGCAGCAGGAATAAAAGCTGTCCAATCTTCAACAGTCGTGATGATTTCATACAGTTTGAGGCAATACATGACAGTCATGCTACAAA of the Providencia rettgeri genome contains:
- a CDS encoding DUF2569 domain-containing protein → MSSVYDANRLTGWLLVPAIYLLLTFLAVCSMTVMYCLKLYEIITTVEDWTAFIPAAWYLSFAISIAMTLFSVHVLQLMFSRSKHFPRRFTIWLLILLLLGLKTFAFSPIDDNTALQVLAWPLLGAGFFVPYLKRSKRVKMTFTQDR